In Arthrobacter sp. UKPF54-2, the following are encoded in one genomic region:
- a CDS encoding mannose-1-phosphate guanylyltransferase, translated as MTTDKMTSTDSLQGVAADSPLDRFIAVIPAGGVGTRLWPLSRAAAPKFLHDLTGSGSTLLRATYDRLEPLAGSRVLVVTGTAHREAVCRQLPEVAEADLVLESEPKDSGAAIGLAAAILYERDPDTIMGSFAADQVISPDELFQDAVREAIHTAAAGKIVTIGIKPTHPSTGFGYIRAGDKLSVPGAPSAHTVVEFVEKPSEEVAQQYLDSGEYVWNAGMFVAPVSLMLKHLEANQPELFAGLQEIAKAWDTPLRDEVTSRVWPTLPKIAIDYAVAEPAAAAGDVAVVPGTFRWDDVGDFASVGRLNSAKEVDDVTVIGEGARVFTENASGVVVTDTKRVIALIGIKDVVIVDTPDALLVTTKAHSQRVKAAVDALKASGDTDVL; from the coding sequence ATGACTACAGACAAAATGACCAGCACCGACTCCCTCCAGGGTGTTGCGGCGGACTCCCCGCTCGACCGCTTTATCGCGGTGATTCCCGCCGGCGGAGTAGGGACCCGGCTCTGGCCGCTGTCCCGGGCCGCTGCCCCGAAGTTCCTGCACGACCTCACGGGGTCCGGCAGCACCCTGCTGCGCGCCACCTACGACCGGCTGGAACCCCTCGCCGGGAGCCGTGTCCTGGTCGTCACCGGAACCGCGCACCGCGAGGCCGTCTGCCGCCAGCTGCCCGAGGTGGCCGAGGCGGACCTGGTCCTGGAGAGCGAGCCCAAGGATTCCGGCGCGGCCATCGGGCTCGCCGCCGCCATCCTGTACGAGCGCGACCCGGACACCATCATGGGCTCCTTCGCCGCCGACCAGGTCATCAGCCCCGACGAGCTGTTCCAGGACGCCGTCCGAGAGGCCATCCACACCGCGGCCGCCGGCAAGATCGTCACGATCGGCATCAAGCCCACCCACCCCTCCACCGGGTTCGGGTACATCCGCGCCGGCGACAAACTGAGCGTGCCCGGGGCCCCGAGCGCCCACACGGTCGTCGAGTTCGTCGAGAAGCCCAGCGAGGAAGTCGCCCAGCAGTACCTGGACAGCGGCGAGTACGTCTGGAACGCCGGGATGTTCGTGGCGCCGGTCTCGCTGATGCTCAAGCACCTGGAAGCCAACCAGCCGGAGCTGTTCGCGGGCCTGCAGGAAATCGCCAAGGCCTGGGACACCCCGCTGCGCGACGAGGTCACCTCCCGCGTTTGGCCCACCCTGCCCAAGATCGCCATTGACTACGCCGTAGCCGAGCCGGCCGCCGCCGCCGGGGACGTCGCCGTCGTGCCGGGCACCTTCCGCTGGGACGACGTCGGGGACTTCGCCTCCGTGGGTCGGCTCAACAGCGCCAAGGAAGTCGACGACGTCACCGTAATCGGCGAGGGCGCCCGCGTCTTCACCGAAAACGCCAGCGGCGTGGTGGTCACCGACACTAAGCGCGTGATCGCCCTGATCGGCATCAAGGACGTCGTAATTGTCGATACCCCGGATGCGCTGCTGGTGACCACAAAGGCGCATTCCCAGCGGGTCAAGGCCGCGGTGGACGCGCTCAAGGCCAGCGGCGATACGGACGTGCTCTAG
- the sdhC gene encoding succinate dehydrogenase, cytochrome b556 subunit codes for MWSWVGHRVTGVVIFFFLLVHVLDTSLVRVSPEAYTAVIGAYKNPLMALGETGLVAAIVFHAFNGLRIIAVDFWKKGAKYQRQMLWTVLALWVVVMVGFSIRHLSLALGGH; via the coding sequence ATGTGGTCCTGGGTTGGACATCGCGTTACCGGTGTAGTGATCTTTTTCTTCTTGTTGGTCCATGTGCTGGACACCTCATTGGTGCGTGTGTCCCCCGAGGCCTACACCGCCGTGATCGGTGCCTACAAGAACCCCCTCATGGCCCTGGGTGAAACGGGCCTCGTCGCAGCGATTGTGTTCCACGCCTTCAACGGCCTGCGGATCATCGCCGTCGACTTCTGGAAGAAGGGCGCAAAGTACCAGCGCCAGATGCTGTGGACGGTCCTGGCCCTCTGGGTCGTCGTCATGGTCGGCTTCTCCATCCGCCACCTGTCCCTCGCCTTGGGAGGTCACTAA
- a CDS encoding succinate dehydrogenase hydrophobic membrane anchor subunit translates to MSATEIKSPRTPQVGSGRIAPQYRRNGSSKGNFEMLAWLFMRLSGVVLVVLIFGHLTVNLLVGEGIHAIDFGFVAGKWADPFWQVWDLAMLWLAMLHGTNGVRTIINDYAEKDATRLWLKIVLYAAAAAIIILGTLVIFTFNPCPVVDGVQLPGGFCPAP, encoded by the coding sequence ATGAGCGCAACCGAGATCAAGAGCCCCCGCACTCCGCAGGTGGGCAGCGGCAGGATTGCTCCGCAGTACCGCCGCAACGGTTCCTCCAAGGGCAACTTCGAGATGCTGGCCTGGCTGTTCATGCGGCTCTCCGGCGTCGTGCTGGTGGTCCTCATCTTCGGCCACCTGACCGTCAACCTGCTGGTGGGCGAAGGCATCCACGCGATCGACTTCGGCTTCGTCGCCGGCAAGTGGGCCGATCCGTTCTGGCAGGTCTGGGACCTGGCCATGCTGTGGCTGGCCATGCTGCACGGCACCAACGGCGTGCGCACGATCATCAACGACTATGCCGAGAAGGACGCGACGCGCCTCTGGCTGAAGATCGTGCTCTACGCGGCTGCCGCGGCCATCATCATCCTCGGCACCCTGGTGATCTTCACCTTCAACCCGTGCCCCGTGGTCGACGGCGTGCAGCTGCCCGGCGGGTTCTGCCCCGCCCCGTAG
- the sdhA gene encoding succinate dehydrogenase flavoprotein subunit gives MQVHKYDVVIVGAGGAGMRAAIESGQRARTAVLTKLYPTRSHTGAAQGGMCAALANVEEDNWEWHTFDTIKGGDYLVDQDAAEVMAKEAIDAVLDLEKMGLPFNRTPEGRIDQRRFGGHTRDHGKAPVRRACYAADRTGHMILQTLYQNCVKHNVEFYNEYYVLDLLTVEEDAVREDGTPYKQKRVAGVVSYDLASGELHVFQAKSVVFASGGAGKVFKTTSNAHTLTGDGMGIAFRRGIPLEDMEFFQFHPTGLAGLGILLSEAARGEGAILRNSEGERFMERYAPTIKDLAPRDIVARSMANEVREGRGCGPNKDYVLLDLTHLEPAHIDAKLPDITEFARTYLGVEPYTEPVPVFPTAHYAMGGIPTNISAEVLQDNDTVVPGLYAAGEVACVSVHGSNRLGTNSLLDINVFGKRAGIAAAEYAKTADFVDLPPDPEAYTLNLLNHVRTSDGTEKVAQIRKELQDTMDANMQVFRTAETLNQVLKDIASFEERYQRISVQDKGKRFNLDLLEAVELGFLLELAKVMTVAALHREESRGGHFREDFPERDDEKFMKHSMAYKDDHAPADGSAESIAGIRLATKPVVFTRYEPMVRKY, from the coding sequence ATGCAGGTCCATAAGTACGACGTCGTCATTGTCGGTGCCGGTGGCGCTGGCATGCGCGCCGCGATCGAATCCGGTCAGCGCGCGCGAACAGCGGTACTGACCAAGCTTTATCCCACGCGCTCCCACACCGGCGCGGCGCAGGGCGGCATGTGTGCCGCCCTGGCCAACGTCGAGGAGGACAACTGGGAGTGGCACACCTTCGACACCATCAAAGGCGGCGACTACCTGGTGGACCAGGACGCCGCCGAGGTCATGGCGAAGGAAGCGATCGACGCCGTCCTGGACCTGGAAAAGATGGGCCTGCCGTTCAACCGCACGCCTGAGGGCCGGATTGACCAGCGCCGCTTCGGCGGCCACACCCGCGACCACGGCAAGGCTCCGGTGCGCCGCGCCTGCTACGCCGCGGACCGCACCGGCCACATGATCCTGCAGACCCTGTACCAAAACTGCGTCAAGCACAACGTCGAGTTCTACAACGAGTACTACGTGCTGGACCTGCTGACCGTCGAGGAAGACGCGGTCCGTGAAGACGGCACCCCGTACAAGCAGAAGCGCGTGGCCGGCGTCGTGTCCTACGACCTCGCCTCCGGCGAACTGCACGTTTTCCAGGCCAAGTCCGTGGTGTTCGCCTCCGGCGGCGCCGGCAAGGTCTTCAAGACCACCTCCAACGCCCACACCCTGACGGGCGACGGCATGGGCATCGCGTTCCGCCGCGGCATCCCGCTGGAGGACATGGAGTTCTTCCAGTTCCACCCGACCGGCCTGGCCGGCCTGGGCATCCTGCTCTCCGAGGCCGCCCGCGGCGAAGGCGCGATCCTGCGCAACTCCGAGGGTGAGCGCTTTATGGAGCGCTACGCCCCCACCATCAAGGACCTCGCCCCGCGTGACATCGTGGCCCGCTCGATGGCCAACGAGGTCCGCGAGGGCCGCGGCTGCGGCCCGAACAAGGACTACGTCCTGCTGGACCTGACCCACCTCGAGCCGGCCCACATCGATGCCAAGCTGCCGGACATCACCGAGTTCGCCCGCACCTACCTGGGTGTGGAGCCGTACACGGAGCCGGTTCCGGTTTTCCCGACGGCGCACTACGCCATGGGCGGCATCCCCACCAACATCAGCGCCGAGGTCCTGCAGGACAACGACACCGTTGTCCCCGGCCTCTACGCCGCCGGTGAGGTCGCCTGCGTCTCCGTGCACGGGTCCAACCGCCTGGGCACCAACTCGCTGCTGGACATCAACGTCTTCGGCAAGCGCGCCGGCATCGCCGCCGCGGAATACGCCAAGACCGCGGACTTCGTGGACCTGCCCCCCGATCCCGAGGCGTACACGCTGAACCTGCTGAACCACGTCCGCACCTCGGACGGCACCGAGAAGGTGGCCCAGATCCGCAAGGAGCTGCAGGACACCATGGACGCCAACATGCAGGTGTTCCGCACCGCCGAGACGCTGAACCAGGTCCTCAAGGACATCGCGTCCTTCGAGGAGCGGTACCAGCGCATCAGCGTCCAGGACAAGGGCAAGCGCTTCAACCTGGACCTGCTCGAGGCCGTGGAACTCGGCTTCCTGCTGGAACTCGCCAAGGTCATGACCGTGGCTGCCCTGCACCGCGAGGAATCCCGCGGCGGACACTTCCGCGAGGACTTCCCCGAGCGCGACGACGAAAAATTCATGAAGCACTCCATGGCGTACAAGGATGACCACGCCCCGGCGGACGGTTCCGCCGAGTCGATTGCCGGCATCCGGCTTGCCACCAAACCGGTGGTCTTTACGCGCTACGAGCCGATGGTGAGGAAGTACTAA
- a CDS encoding succinate dehydrogenase iron-sulfur subunit gives MTAELAEPASKIELPAGVGGGGDIPSFDVHLRVRRYNPEVSDESTWDDFHVTMYGTDRVLDALHKVKWEIDGSVSFRRSCAHGVCGSDAMRINGRNRLACKTLLKDLDTSKPITVEPIKGLPVEKDLIVDMEPFFQSFREVMPFLINRGHEPTKERLQSAEDRERFDDTTKCILCAACTSSCPVFWTDGQYFGPAAIVNAHRFIFDSRDDAGDMRLEILNDKEGVWRCRTTFNCTEACPRGIQVTQAIAEVKQAILSRKI, from the coding sequence ATGACCGCTGAACTCGCTGAGCCAGCCTCCAAGATCGAACTGCCTGCCGGCGTCGGCGGCGGCGGGGACATCCCCTCCTTCGACGTCCACCTGCGCGTGCGCCGCTACAACCCCGAAGTCTCCGACGAGTCCACCTGGGACGACTTCCACGTGACGATGTACGGCACCGACCGCGTCTTGGACGCCCTGCACAAGGTCAAGTGGGAAATCGACGGAAGCGTCTCCTTCCGCCGCTCCTGCGCCCACGGCGTCTGCGGCTCCGATGCCATGCGCATCAACGGCCGCAACCGCCTCGCCTGCAAGACCCTGCTCAAGGACTTGGACACCTCCAAGCCGATCACGGTCGAGCCGATCAAGGGCCTGCCGGTGGAGAAGGACCTGATCGTGGACATGGAGCCGTTCTTCCAGTCCTTCCGCGAGGTCATGCCCTTCCTGATCAACCGCGGCCACGAGCCCACCAAGGAACGCCTGCAGTCCGCCGAGGACCGCGAGCGTTTCGACGACACCACCAAGTGCATCCTCTGCGCCGCGTGCACCTCGTCCTGCCCGGTGTTCTGGACCGACGGCCAGTACTTCGGCCCGGCCGCGATCGTCAACGCGCACCGCTTCATCTTCGATTCCCGTGATGACGCCGGCGACATGCGCCTGGAGATCCTCAACGACAAGGAAGGCGTGTGGCGCTGCCGCACCACCTTCAACTGCACCGAGGCCTGCCCCCGCGGCATCCAGGTCACGCAGGCCATCGCCGAGGTCAAGCAGGCCATCCTGTCCCGCAAGATCTAG
- a CDS encoding S9 family peptidase, translating to MSRSEKVSFEGSTGELLSGVVDLPEGPVKGWGVFSHGFTLGKDSPSASRMCKALADNGVGMLRFDNLGLGESAGHWSEGSFSHKVADTVKAAEFMRDSGRPISLLVGHSFGGAAVLSAARQIPELDAVATVGAPFSPKHVAHVFDAALDRILSEGSAEVDLGGKRVEIRRHFVEDLENADLTDCIRQLHKPLMVLHSPTDNTVGIENASSIFQTARHPRSFVSLEGSDHLLTGKGQAARAAKIISAWADQYLDAGN from the coding sequence GTGTCGCGCTCCGAGAAAGTTTCCTTCGAAGGTTCCACCGGCGAGCTGCTCTCCGGCGTCGTCGACCTCCCCGAGGGGCCGGTGAAAGGCTGGGGCGTGTTCTCGCACGGCTTCACCCTGGGCAAGGACAGCCCCTCGGCCTCGCGGATGTGCAAGGCGCTGGCGGACAACGGGGTGGGCATGCTCCGCTTCGACAACCTGGGCCTGGGCGAGTCCGCCGGGCACTGGTCCGAGGGTTCCTTCAGCCACAAGGTGGCGGACACCGTGAAGGCCGCCGAGTTCATGCGGGACTCCGGCCGGCCCATCTCGCTGCTGGTGGGGCACTCCTTCGGCGGCGCCGCCGTCCTGTCCGCCGCGCGCCAGATTCCGGAGCTCGACGCCGTCGCCACCGTCGGCGCCCCGTTCTCGCCCAAGCACGTAGCCCACGTCTTTGACGCGGCCCTGGACCGGATCCTGAGCGAGGGCAGCGCCGAAGTGGACCTCGGCGGCAAGCGGGTGGAAATCCGGCGACACTTCGTCGAGGACTTGGAAAACGCGGACCTGACCGACTGCATCCGGCAGCTGCACAAGCCGCTGATGGTGTTGCACTCCCCCACCGACAACACGGTGGGCATCGAGAACGCCAGCAGCATCTTCCAGACCGCGCGGCACCCGCGCAGCTTTGTCTCGCTGGAGGGCTCCGACCACCTGCTCACGGGAAAGGGGCAGGCGGCCCGCGCCGCGAAGATTATCTCGGCGTGGGCCGATCAGTACCTCGACGCCGGAAACTAG
- a CDS encoding YihY/virulence factor BrkB family protein, giving the protein MAPNLTTTEARPAQQGPADPPLPTELARLRLEVSRKRVDWSKASRASGGGLAAPLAMVQWLLARLNAFRPMRAFQHYNLQHGPLMSAGIGFNMFFSITGLLATGFSVAGLLLRGQPALLDRVVGSVATSAPGLLKIDGREGLVDPQELLNRNGLGWTAVIAAVVTVVTSLGWIAGLRDGLRGVLGLGPLKMNPVLLKLHDVGTLLLLGVALVISAGASLVFGTAASWVAEQLRLDPLVAGPLTTSIKIAVPLVLGWVTALIMFRLAAGLKLQRRSLLEGTILATVGTSILQIFSAELLASAGRNPILAPFAIIIGLLIWFNLVSQVYLVSAAWSAVREEDLKSAPSAKTAGWGARQVQPGKTPAEPRVRRRPAASFRRRGTDRPTPR; this is encoded by the coding sequence TTGGCACCGAATCTGACGACCACCGAGGCGCGGCCGGCCCAGCAGGGGCCCGCTGACCCTCCCCTTCCCACCGAACTGGCCCGGCTGCGGCTGGAAGTGAGCCGGAAACGGGTCGACTGGAGCAAAGCCAGCCGCGCCTCCGGCGGCGGCCTCGCCGCGCCGCTGGCGATGGTCCAGTGGCTGCTCGCCCGGCTCAACGCCTTCCGGCCGATGCGGGCGTTCCAGCATTACAACCTGCAGCATGGCCCGCTGATGAGCGCCGGTATCGGGTTCAACATGTTCTTCTCCATCACCGGCCTGCTGGCCACCGGCTTCTCGGTGGCCGGGCTGCTGCTCCGCGGCCAGCCCGCCTTGCTGGACCGGGTGGTGGGCAGCGTCGCGACCAGCGCCCCCGGCCTGCTCAAGATTGACGGCCGGGAAGGGCTGGTGGACCCGCAGGAGCTGCTGAACCGCAACGGCCTGGGCTGGACCGCCGTGATCGCCGCCGTCGTGACCGTGGTGACGTCGCTGGGCTGGATCGCGGGCCTGCGCGACGGCCTGCGCGGGGTGCTGGGGCTCGGTCCGCTGAAGATGAACCCGGTCCTGCTGAAACTGCACGACGTCGGCACCCTGCTGCTGCTCGGCGTCGCCCTGGTGATCAGCGCCGGCGCCTCGCTGGTGTTCGGCACCGCCGCCAGCTGGGTGGCCGAACAGCTCCGGCTGGACCCGCTGGTGGCCGGCCCGCTGACCACGTCGATCAAGATCGCCGTGCCGCTGGTGCTGGGCTGGGTGACCGCGCTGATTATGTTCCGCCTCGCCGCCGGGTTGAAACTGCAGCGCCGGTCCCTGCTGGAAGGAACCATCCTCGCCACCGTGGGCACGAGCATCCTGCAGATCTTTAGCGCCGAGCTGCTCGCCAGCGCCGGCCGGAACCCGATCCTCGCGCCGTTCGCGATTATCATCGGCTTGCTCATCTGGTTCAACCTGGTCAGCCAGGTCTACCTCGTCTCGGCCGCGTGGTCCGCGGTCCGCGAGGAGGACCTGAAATCGGCGCCGTCGGCCAAGACAGCCGGCTGGGGCGCCCGCCAAGTGCAGCCGGGGAAAACCCCGGCCGAGCCGCGGGTCCGCCGCCGGCCGGCCGCTAGTTTCCGGCGTCGAGGTACTGATCGGCCCACGCCGAGATAA
- a CDS encoding 2'-5' RNA ligase family protein, producing the protein MSSVSKVTASDTGRAAHHSARKGSAAAPHKGTASGNGQTPDEGISIGVILGFPPDIAEELQRWRASFGDPMAATVPAHITLVTTTMTQDWEATRSHVREVARRQEPFTVTIAGTGSFRPVSPVVFLNVEAGFGECVNLHRQLQAGPLERELPFAYHPHVTVAHDVAPESLDEAETVLKDYRASFPVASMGLYEHDDNGIWQLREELDFGTESDDHRGAAGPAGAR; encoded by the coding sequence ATGTCCTCCGTCAGCAAAGTCACCGCCAGCGACACCGGACGCGCCGCCCACCACAGCGCGCGCAAAGGTTCGGCCGCCGCCCCGCACAAGGGCACTGCGTCCGGCAACGGGCAGACCCCGGACGAGGGCATCAGCATCGGCGTCATCCTGGGCTTCCCGCCGGACATCGCCGAGGAACTGCAGCGCTGGCGGGCCTCCTTCGGGGATCCGATGGCCGCGACGGTGCCGGCGCACATCACCCTGGTGACAACCACCATGACGCAGGACTGGGAGGCCACCCGGAGCCACGTCCGTGAGGTGGCGCGCCGGCAGGAGCCGTTTACCGTGACGATCGCGGGCACCGGCTCCTTCCGGCCCGTCTCGCCTGTGGTCTTCCTGAACGTCGAGGCCGGCTTCGGCGAGTGCGTCAACCTGCACCGCCAGCTGCAGGCCGGGCCGTTGGAACGCGAACTGCCGTTCGCCTACCACCCGCACGTGACGGTGGCCCACGACGTGGCACCGGAAAGCCTCGACGAGGCCGAAACGGTGCTCAAGGATTACAGGGCCAGCTTCCCGGTGGCTAGCATGGGACTCTACGAGCACGACGACAACGGCATCTGGCAGCTACGGGAAGAGCTTGACTTTGGCACCGAATCTGACGACCACCGAGGCGCGGCCGGCCCAGCAGGGGCCCGCTGA
- the trpS gene encoding tryptophan--tRNA ligase, producing the protein MTSPSTAPTVADAEASPDAALSTDGRAPAVAGARHRILSGMQPSADSLHLGNYLGALVNWVRMQDEYDAVFFIPDLHAITVPQDPAELAHRTRVTAAQYIAGGVDVDKCTLFVQSQVPEHAQLAWVLNCITGFGEASRMTQFKDKALKQGSEQASVGLFTYPILQAADILLYQPHGVPVGEDQRQHVELSRDLAQRFNSRFGETFTVPQPFIQKESAKIYDLQNPTAKMSKSAESPAGLINLLDEPKLIAKRIKSAVTDAETEIRFDREAKPGVSNLLTIYSAITGQSVDQLVAAYEGKMYGHLKVDLAEAVTAHLSPIRDRANELLADPAELDRLLAVGADKAREIASVTLKDVYAKVGFLPYAGIRGVH; encoded by the coding sequence ATGACCTCTCCTTCCACCGCGCCGACCGTCGCCGACGCAGAAGCCAGCCCCGACGCGGCCCTCTCGACCGACGGCCGGGCACCTGCCGTCGCCGGCGCCCGGCACCGCATCCTCTCGGGCATGCAGCCGTCCGCGGACTCCCTGCACCTGGGCAACTACCTGGGCGCCCTGGTGAACTGGGTCCGGATGCAGGACGAATACGACGCCGTGTTCTTTATCCCGGACCTGCACGCCATCACGGTCCCGCAGGACCCGGCCGAACTTGCCCACCGCACCCGCGTCACCGCGGCGCAGTACATTGCCGGCGGGGTCGACGTGGACAAGTGCACGCTCTTTGTCCAGTCCCAGGTCCCCGAGCATGCCCAGCTGGCCTGGGTGCTCAACTGCATCACCGGCTTCGGCGAGGCGTCCCGGATGACCCAGTTCAAGGACAAGGCCCTGAAGCAGGGGTCGGAGCAGGCCAGCGTCGGGCTCTTCACCTACCCGATCCTGCAGGCCGCGGACATCCTGCTGTACCAGCCGCACGGCGTGCCGGTCGGCGAGGACCAGCGCCAGCACGTGGAGCTGAGCCGGGACCTGGCGCAGCGCTTCAACTCCCGCTTCGGCGAGACGTTCACGGTGCCGCAGCCCTTCATCCAGAAGGAGTCGGCCAAGATCTACGACCTGCAGAACCCGACGGCGAAGATGTCCAAGTCCGCGGAGTCCCCGGCGGGCCTGATCAACCTGCTGGACGAGCCGAAGCTGATTGCCAAGCGGATCAAATCGGCCGTGACGGACGCGGAAACCGAAATCCGTTTCGACCGCGAGGCCAAGCCCGGCGTTTCCAACCTGCTGACGATCTACTCGGCCATCACCGGCCAGAGCGTTGACCAGCTCGTCGCGGCCTACGAGGGCAAGATGTACGGCCACCTTAAGGTGGACCTGGCCGAAGCGGTCACGGCGCACCTCTCGCCGATCCGCGACCGCGCCAACGAGCTGCTCGCCGACCCGGCCGAGCTCGACCGGCTGCTGGCCGTGGGGGCGGACAAGGCCCGGGAGATCGCCTCGGTGACGCTGAAGGACGTGTACGCCAAGGTCGGCTTCCTGCCCTACGCCGGAATCCGGGGAGTCCACTAG
- a CDS encoding exodeoxyribonuclease III, with protein MSSALKKDHLRIASVNVNGLRAAYKKGMAEWLAPRDVDILCLQEVRAPDAIVHELLGEGWHILHAEAEAKGRAGVAIASRTEPVATRTGIGDDYFATAGRWVEADYIVRDAAGQASQLTVASAYVHSGEAGTPKQDDKFRFLDVMSTRLPELAKHSDHALVVGDLNVGHTELDIKNWKGNVKRAGFLPEERAYFDRFFGEEIGWKDVHRGLAGTVDGPYTWWSQRGQAFDNDTGWRIDYHMATPALAAAAVSAVVDRAPSWDTRFSDHAPLVVDYRL; from the coding sequence GTGAGCTCGGCATTGAAGAAGGACCACCTTCGCATCGCATCGGTCAACGTCAACGGCCTCCGCGCCGCCTACAAAAAGGGCATGGCGGAGTGGCTGGCGCCGCGGGACGTGGACATCCTCTGCCTGCAGGAGGTCCGCGCGCCTGACGCGATCGTCCACGAACTCCTCGGCGAGGGCTGGCACATCCTGCACGCCGAGGCCGAAGCCAAGGGCCGCGCCGGTGTTGCCATCGCCTCCCGCACCGAGCCCGTCGCCACCCGGACCGGCATCGGCGACGACTACTTCGCCACCGCCGGCCGCTGGGTCGAGGCCGACTACATCGTCCGCGACGCCGCGGGCCAGGCCTCACAGCTGACCGTCGCCAGCGCCTACGTGCACTCCGGCGAGGCCGGCACGCCGAAGCAGGACGACAAGTTCCGCTTCCTGGACGTGATGTCGACGCGGCTGCCCGAACTGGCCAAGCACAGCGACCACGCCCTCGTGGTGGGCGACCTCAACGTCGGCCACACCGAGCTGGACATCAAAAACTGGAAGGGCAACGTCAAACGTGCCGGCTTCCTGCCCGAGGAGCGCGCCTACTTCGACCGCTTCTTCGGCGAGGAAATCGGCTGGAAGGATGTTCACAGGGGCCTGGCGGGTACCGTCGACGGCCCCTACACTTGGTGGTCGCAGAGGGGACAGGCCTTCGACAACGACACCGGCTGGCGCATTGATTACCACATGGCCACGCCCGCTCTCGCCGCCGCGGCGGTGTCAGCCGTTGTCGACCGGGCGCCGTCCTGGGACACCCGCTTCTCCGACCATGCCCCGCTGGTAGTGGACTACCGGCTCTAG
- a CDS encoding ABC transporter permease encodes MSLLAGHPGNQADGRSVTEAARNRRFGPLYSRNVHAVVARGLMATKSSNWMVMLSGFFEPVLYLISMGVGLGAIVGSVQGPGGQEISYAAYIAPALLAVSAMNGAVYDSTWNVFFKMNFSKLYQGMLYTSLGPVDVAMGEIFLALLRGAMYATGFTAVMGVMGLITTPWAIVMVPASVLIAFGFASFGMGITSFMKTFQQMDWINFVMLPMFLFSATFYPLSVYPQWIQWLIQAMPLWHGVELLRQISVGVFTPATAVHIGYYLVMIVLGVALTTGRLRRLFLK; translated from the coding sequence ATGAGCCTGCTCGCCGGACATCCGGGAAACCAAGCCGACGGCCGCAGCGTCACCGAGGCTGCCCGCAACCGCCGCTTCGGCCCGCTCTACTCACGCAACGTGCACGCCGTCGTCGCCCGCGGGCTGATGGCCACCAAGAGCAGCAACTGGATGGTCATGCTCTCAGGCTTCTTCGAACCCGTGCTCTACCTGATCTCGATGGGCGTGGGCCTCGGGGCGATTGTCGGGTCCGTCCAGGGCCCGGGCGGCCAGGAGATCAGCTACGCCGCGTACATCGCGCCGGCGCTGCTGGCGGTCTCGGCGATGAACGGGGCCGTCTACGACTCCACCTGGAACGTCTTCTTCAAGATGAACTTCTCCAAGCTCTACCAGGGCATGCTGTACACCTCCCTGGGGCCGGTCGACGTCGCGATGGGCGAAATTTTCCTCGCCCTGCTCCGCGGTGCCATGTATGCCACCGGGTTCACCGCAGTGATGGGTGTGATGGGACTGATCACCACCCCGTGGGCCATTGTGATGGTCCCGGCCTCGGTGCTGATTGCCTTCGGGTTTGCCAGCTTCGGGATGGGCATCACCAGCTTCATGAAGACGTTCCAGCAGATGGACTGGATCAACTTCGTGATGCTGCCGATGTTCCTCTTCAGCGCCACGTTCTACCCGCTGAGCGTCTACCCGCAGTGGATCCAGTGGCTGATCCAGGCGATGCCGCTCTGGCACGGCGTGGAACTCCTGCGCCAGATCAGCGTGGGCGTGTTCACCCCCGCCACCGCGGTGCACATCGGCTACTACCTCGTTATGATCGTCCTCGGCGTGGCGCTCACCACCGGCCGGCTCCGCCGGCTGTTCCTGAAGTAA